In Micropterus dolomieu isolate WLL.071019.BEF.003 ecotype Adirondacks linkage group LG17, ASM2129224v1, whole genome shotgun sequence, one genomic interval encodes:
- the LOC123986086 gene encoding hepatocyte nuclear factor 1-beta-A-like, translating into MFSKMVSKLTSLQQELLSALLDSGVTKDVLIQALDDMDPSPRGFGVKLESLPMSPAPPQSGKMNGADSDSKPVFHTLTNGHSKGKLSGDEGSEDGDDYDTPPILKELQSLNTEEAAEQRAEVERMLA; encoded by the coding sequence ATGTTCTCTAAAATGGTATCCAAGCTGACATCCCTGCAGCAGGAGCTCCTCAGCGCCCTGCTGGACTCAGGAGTTACCAAAGATGTTCTGATCCAGGCCCTGGATGATATGGACCCCAGCCCGCGGGGCTTTGGAGTAAAACTAGAGAGCCTGCCCATGTCGCCCGCTCCTCCTCAGAGCGGCAAGATGAACGGAGCGGACTCCGACTCGAAGCCCGTCTTCCACACGCTCACCAACGGCCACAGCAAGGGCAAGCTGTCCGGGGACGAGGGCTCCGAGGACGGGGACGACTACGACACCCCGCCGATACTGAAGGAGCTCCAGTCACTCAACACCGAGGAGGCCGCCGAGCAGAGGGCGGAGGTGGAGCGCATGTTGGCGTAA